A genomic segment from Halogeometricum sp. S3BR5-2 encodes:
- a CDS encoding glycerophosphodiester phosphodiesterase, protein MKVIAHRGFGDRYPENTAFAAKNASREADAIEVDVRRCGSGELVASHFSHLRLVSDMSGRVADYSVETLASVSVAGSEYGIPTFEEALAAIPSHITVEVDLKEPGLVDDVLDATDAVENDAVLTSFYSDTLWEARSASEKVELAYNFDVRLDRNLHTAELLDCARVNVHWSFCLGTDIVERAKAKGMDVYAWPVKSRAVAAAVGTAGVDGVLATRPGTETWAARGRRLRDTFA, encoded by the coding sequence ATGAAAGTCATCGCCCATCGCGGATTCGGAGACCGATACCCCGAGAACACCGCGTTCGCCGCCAAGAACGCGAGTCGAGAGGCCGACGCCATCGAGGTGGACGTCCGACGGTGCGGGTCGGGGGAGTTGGTCGCCAGTCACTTCAGCCACCTACGCTTGGTGTCCGACATGTCGGGTCGAGTCGCCGACTACTCCGTCGAGACGCTGGCGTCGGTTTCCGTCGCCGGGTCCGAGTACGGTATCCCGACGTTCGAGGAGGCGTTAGCGGCCATCCCCTCGCACATCACCGTGGAAGTCGACCTGAAGGAACCCGGCCTCGTCGACGACGTCCTCGACGCGACGGACGCGGTGGAGAACGACGCCGTGCTCACCTCCTTCTACTCGGATACGCTCTGGGAGGCCCGGTCGGCGTCCGAGAAGGTGGAACTGGCGTACAACTTCGACGTCCGACTCGACAGGAACCTACACACCGCCGAACTGCTCGACTGCGCTCGGGTGAACGTCCACTGGTCGTTCTGCCTCGGCACCGATATCGTCGAGCGAGCGAAGGCGAAGGGGATGGACGTGTACGCGTGGCCGGTCAAATCGCGGGCGGTCGCCGCGGCCGTCGGCACCGCGGGCGTCGACGGCGTCCTCGCGACTCGGCCGGGAACGGAGACGTGGGCCGCCCGGGGCCGCAGACTGCGGGACACGTTCGCCTGA
- a CDS encoding protein sorting system archaetidylserine decarboxylase, with protein sequence MRYAPGVRRFALPAFLAAIPLAVLAPPLSALSLLLGGFVLWFFRDPERTPSAPGVVSPADGRVSVVREEGEQVRIGVFMNVTDVHVNRAPFDGRVDRVTHRPGAHRPAFSKESERNERVDVDVSTPEGPAELSLIAGAFARRIHPYVEEGETLSRGCRIGHIDFGSRADVLLPPCYDSEDVTVEVGDGLRAGESVVARRDE encoded by the coding sequence ATGCGCTACGCGCCCGGCGTCCGTCGGTTCGCGCTCCCGGCGTTCCTCGCGGCGATTCCCCTCGCCGTCCTGGCGCCGCCGCTCTCCGCCCTCTCGCTTCTCCTCGGCGGGTTCGTCCTCTGGTTCTTCCGCGACCCGGAGCGAACCCCGTCCGCGCCGGGCGTCGTCTCCCCCGCCGACGGCCGCGTCTCCGTCGTCCGCGAGGAGGGCGAACAAGTGCGAATTGGAGTGTTCATGAACGTCACCGACGTGCACGTCAACCGCGCGCCGTTCGACGGCCGGGTGGACAGAGTCACCCACCGCCCGGGGGCGCACCGCCCGGCGTTCTCGAAGGAGTCGGAGCGAAACGAGCGGGTGGACGTCGACGTGTCGACGCCGGAGGGACCGGCCGAACTGTCGCTCATCGCGGGCGCGTTCGCCCGGCGCATCCACCCGTACGTCGAGGAGGGCGAGACTCTCTCTCGGGGCTGTCGAATCGGACACATCGACTTCGGCAGTCGCGCGGACGTACTCCTGCCGCCGTGTTACGACTCGGAGGACGTGACCGTCGAGGTGGGCGACGGACTGCGGGCCGGCGAGTCGGTGGTCGCGCGACGTGACGAGTAG
- a CDS encoding AAA family ATPase: MDAPLWTDAHAPSLSDLPQSEVRDRLGRTVDEPMNLLLQGPPGVGKTAAVRALAREAHDDPDNDLVEINVADFFSRTKKQIRTDPRFEQFLTGRSRMAKRDMISRVLKESAGYAPVSGDYKTILLDNAEHIREDFQQALRRVMEKHHRTTQFVITTRQPTKLIPPIRSRCFPVPVRAPSTEETTAVLRDVAEAEGVEYEAMALDIVASKANGDLREAILAAQSAAVEGDGEITTESAQAALSDVGHDEELKDVLETARDGDLKDARKSLTTLLDDEGFDGQELLQDLLRVADTYPEEFGEGDVVRLHRLAGAADLDLAEGLDDRLHLTHLLSAWATGQRELDEEPNRERTV; the protein is encoded by the coding sequence ATGGACGCGCCCCTGTGGACCGACGCGCACGCCCCGTCGCTGTCGGACCTGCCCCAATCGGAGGTCCGCGACCGACTGGGCCGCACGGTGGACGAACCGATGAACCTCCTGCTGCAGGGGCCGCCGGGCGTCGGCAAGACGGCCGCCGTCCGAGCGCTCGCCCGCGAGGCGCACGACGACCCGGACAACGACCTCGTCGAGATAAACGTCGCCGACTTCTTCTCCCGGACGAAAAAGCAGATTCGGACCGACCCGCGGTTCGAGCAGTTTCTCACCGGACGGAGCCGGATGGCCAAGCGCGACATGATAAGCCGCGTGCTGAAGGAGTCGGCGGGCTACGCCCCCGTCTCCGGCGACTACAAGACCATCCTCCTCGACAACGCCGAGCACATCCGCGAGGACTTCCAGCAGGCGCTCCGCCGCGTGATGGAGAAGCACCACCGCACGACGCAGTTCGTCATCACGACCCGGCAACCGACGAAACTCATCCCGCCGATTCGCTCGCGCTGTTTCCCCGTCCCGGTTCGCGCCCCCTCGACGGAGGAGACGACGGCCGTCCTCCGCGACGTCGCCGAGGCGGAGGGCGTCGAGTACGAGGCGATGGCGCTGGACATCGTGGCCTCGAAGGCGAACGGCGACCTCCGCGAGGCCATCTTGGCCGCCCAGAGCGCCGCCGTCGAGGGCGACGGCGAGATAACGACGGAATCCGCACAGGCCGCCCTCTCGGACGTCGGCCACGACGAGGAGTTGAAGGACGTTCTGGAGACGGCCCGCGACGGCGACCTGAAGGACGCGCGCAAGTCGCTCACGACGCTCTTGGACGACGAGGGTTTCGACGGACAGGAACTGCTTCAGGACCTCCTGCGCGTCGCGGATACCTACCCCGAGGAGTTCGGAGAGGGGGACGTGGTTCGCCTGCATCGCCTCGCCGGCGCGGCCGACCTGGACCTCGCCGAGGGACTGGACGACCGACTCCACCTCACGCACCTGCTGTCGGCGTGGGCGACCGGACAGCGCGAACTCGACGAGGAACCGAACCGGGAGCGGACCGTCTGA
- a CDS encoding SHOCT domain-containing protein: MHRRRRDGEGDASDDGESWTDWWDEDEEDDSWAGIASLLVLGLGLASLFGLVPIGPFWAIFAIGFAVVVPIVAVLESRYGRDSEPAVPPESEVRTRAERAADEDDSVADALDSLRDRYARGDLSDEQFERKLEVLLETDTPENARERADRRREEREREERERESLERET; the protein is encoded by the coding sequence ATGCACCGCCGACGCCGAGATGGAGAGGGAGACGCCTCCGACGACGGGGAGTCGTGGACCGACTGGTGGGACGAGGACGAAGAGGACGACAGTTGGGCCGGCATCGCCTCGCTTCTCGTTCTCGGTCTCGGGTTAGCGTCGCTGTTCGGACTGGTCCCCATCGGTCCGTTCTGGGCCATCTTCGCCATCGGGTTCGCCGTCGTCGTCCCCATCGTCGCCGTGCTCGAATCGCGGTACGGGAGGGATTCGGAGCCGGCGGTGCCGCCCGAATCCGAGGTCCGAACCCGGGCCGAACGCGCCGCCGACGAGGACGACTCCGTCGCCGACGCCCTCGACAGCCTCCGCGACCGCTACGCCCGCGGCGACCTCTCCGACGAGCAGTTCGAGCGCAAACTCGAAGTGCTGCTGGAGACGGATACGCCCGAGAACGCGCGGGAGCGAGCGGATAGACGGCGCGAGGAGCGGGAACGGGAGGAACGCGAGCGCGAGTCTCTCGAGCGGGAGACGTAG